The Microbacter sp. GSS18 genome has a segment encoding these proteins:
- a CDS encoding alpha/beta fold hydrolase, translating to MVNLIELARVQYSGVRQAITRTPAEVGLEYEDVAFPATDGVMLRGWFIPADVTPAPTVVWVHGWPWNRLGNVAGQVPWSDRDVDFLPCTRGLHDGGFNVLMFDLANHGESDARPPLTYGEWESRDVAGAMAFLRAREEVVSDRIGAIGTSAGGSTVLYGTAAVQPIGALLVVQPTTVRVFRDNLARDLLGGIGPVFARTLSVLYWLRGAPSPGKHDPAVPARDLGDTVVQYVQGTGDQWGTMADVERMEAATPRSLGIIAYPSEERYGGYQYINTHTDDVVEFFRRYV from the coding sequence ATGGTCAATCTGATCGAACTCGCCCGGGTCCAGTACTCCGGTGTCAGGCAGGCGATCACCCGAACGCCCGCCGAGGTCGGCCTGGAGTACGAGGACGTGGCGTTCCCGGCGACCGACGGGGTGATGCTGCGCGGCTGGTTCATCCCCGCGGACGTCACGCCGGCGCCGACGGTCGTGTGGGTCCACGGCTGGCCGTGGAACAGGCTCGGCAATGTGGCCGGCCAGGTGCCCTGGTCCGATCGCGACGTCGACTTCCTGCCGTGCACCAGAGGCCTGCACGACGGCGGGTTCAACGTGCTGATGTTCGACCTCGCCAACCACGGTGAGAGTGACGCGCGGCCGCCGCTCACCTACGGCGAATGGGAGTCGCGCGACGTGGCCGGGGCGATGGCCTTCCTCCGCGCACGCGAGGAGGTCGTCTCGGACCGCATCGGCGCGATCGGGACGTCGGCCGGCGGCAGCACGGTGCTGTATGGAACCGCCGCCGTCCAGCCCATCGGCGCGCTGCTGGTGGTCCAGCCGACGACGGTGCGGGTGTTCCGCGACAACCTCGCGCGGGATCTGCTCGGCGGCATCGGACCCGTCTTCGCGCGCACCCTGTCGGTGCTGTACTGGCTGCGCGGCGCGCCGTCGCCCGGGAAACACGACCCGGCCGTTCCCGCGCGCGACCTCGGCGACACCGTGGTCCAGTACGTGCAGGGCACCGGCGACCAGTGGGGCACGATGGCCGACGTGGAGCGCATGGAAGCGGCCACGCCCCGATCGCTGGGCATCATCGCCTACCCCTCCGAAGAGCGCTACGGCGGCTATCAGTACATCAACACCCATACCGACGACGTCGTCGAGTTCTTCCGCCGGTACGTCTGA
- a CDS encoding cytochrome P450, translated as MMARRRKPLPPGRFGLPWLGETLAIVRSNHGFYKDRVAAYGPIFKTRLFGNDFVIFSGHEAFHTFATDPRIVRGDADPVSAEQIFIHSLALIDGEEHHLRKALMLRAVGYRSAIGSYLPRMQELMQETVDRWTTTGSATVKDDLQRFAARLTAALYTGDESDAAVQELDERLADMREAFMTLPIPIPGTKYGKAIAGRKRVDEIIDDALRRHLDGGYDDIVSRMIAAAQEAGVPVDDLRGDIRHLMFAGQGGFFVPLTLTTMILGQRPDLMARARAEVAAISPEGPVTMDQIERMEYLEQISKEVRRYFAMNSATFFGRVTDEMEVGGFRIPKGWGAIGAIHVNMRSPEVFDDPERFDPDRFEPAREAALEPGSYVPHGDGQATHHRCPGENIVTVATKLYLTLLLRQATWSIPDQDLTLTNELFPLPESGLRATFTHEVPATVGE; from the coding sequence ATGATGGCCCGCCGCCGCAAGCCGCTGCCGCCCGGCCGCTTCGGCCTGCCGTGGCTCGGCGAGACGCTCGCGATCGTGCGCAGCAACCACGGGTTCTACAAGGACCGCGTGGCCGCGTACGGGCCGATCTTCAAGACGCGCCTGTTCGGAAACGACTTCGTCATCTTCTCGGGGCACGAGGCGTTCCACACCTTCGCCACCGACCCGCGCATCGTCCGCGGCGACGCGGACCCGGTGTCGGCCGAGCAGATCTTCATCCACTCGCTCGCGCTCATCGACGGCGAGGAGCACCATCTCCGCAAGGCGCTGATGCTGCGCGCCGTCGGCTATCGGTCGGCGATCGGCTCGTACCTGCCGCGCATGCAGGAGCTGATGCAGGAGACCGTCGACCGCTGGACGACGACGGGCAGCGCCACCGTCAAGGACGACCTGCAGCGCTTCGCCGCGCGTCTCACCGCAGCCCTCTACACCGGAGACGAGTCGGACGCCGCCGTGCAGGAGCTCGACGAGCGGCTCGCCGACATGCGGGAGGCCTTCATGACGCTCCCGATCCCGATCCCCGGCACGAAGTACGGCAAGGCGATCGCGGGGCGCAAGCGCGTCGACGAGATCATCGACGACGCGCTGCGCCGCCACCTCGACGGCGGGTACGACGACATCGTCTCGCGCATGATCGCAGCGGCGCAGGAGGCGGGCGTCCCCGTCGACGACCTGCGCGGCGATATCCGTCATCTCATGTTCGCCGGCCAGGGCGGCTTCTTCGTGCCCCTGACGCTCACCACGATGATCCTCGGCCAGCGCCCCGACCTCATGGCGAGGGCGCGCGCCGAGGTCGCGGCGATCTCGCCCGAGGGGCCCGTCACGATGGACCAGATCGAGCGGATGGAGTACCTCGAGCAGATCTCAAAGGAGGTCCGCCGCTACTTCGCCATGAACTCCGCCACATTCTTCGGACGCGTGACCGACGAGATGGAGGTCGGCGGGTTCCGGATCCCGAAGGGCTGGGGCGCGATCGGCGCCATCCACGTCAACATGCGCAGCCCCGAGGTCTTCGACGATCCCGAGAGGTTCGATCCCGACCGGTTCGAGCCGGCCCGCGAGGCCGCCCTCGAGCCGGGCAGCTACGTTCCGCACGGCGACGGCCAGGCGACGCACCACCGCTGCCCCGGCGAGAACATCGTCACCGTGGCGACGAAGCTGTATCTGACACTGCTCCTGCGCCAGGCGACGTGGAGCATCCCCGACCAGGACCTCACGCTCACCAACGAGCTCTTCCCGCTGCCCGAGAGCGGACTGCGGGCCACATTCACGCACGAAGTCCCGGCGACCGTGGGGGAGTGA